One window of the Leptotrichia massiliensis genome contains the following:
- a CDS encoding gamma-glutamyl-gamma-aminobutyrate hydrolase family protein, with protein MKKPIIGISSNILGLEKGLFAGYKRAYVDVSYINAVINAGGVPHLLPLNEHEDVIEEFVKNVDGIILTGGNDVFPLLYGEEPKEKLGEIFPERDKFDSLLIRYAITYKKPIFGICRGMQIANVECGGSLYQDLSYNENVSIKHFQKARAHTPTHSITVASNCFLSDIYPEGIGFINSYHHQTINKLAQGFVVTAKSADGVIEAIENISDEIFIVGVQWHPEMMAINDETAQKLFKKFVNEVSSRKKD; from the coding sequence ATGAAAAAACCTATTATCGGGATTTCCAGCAATATACTTGGACTGGAAAAAGGTCTTTTTGCTGGCTATAAACGAGCTTATGTTGATGTTTCCTATATCAATGCTGTAATAAATGCTGGCGGTGTACCGCACCTTCTGCCTTTGAATGAGCATGAGGATGTTATTGAGGAATTTGTAAAAAATGTGGATGGAATAATTTTAACTGGAGGAAATGACGTTTTTCCACTTCTTTATGGGGAAGAGCCAAAAGAGAAGCTTGGAGAAATATTTCCTGAACGTGATAAATTTGACTCGCTTCTTATCCGTTATGCAATAACTTATAAAAAGCCAATTTTCGGAATTTGCCGTGGAATGCAGATAGCCAATGTTGAATGTGGAGGTTCCCTTTATCAGGACCTTTCCTACAATGAAAATGTTTCAATAAAGCATTTTCAAAAAGCCAGAGCCCACACGCCTACTCACTCCATTACTGTGGCAAGCAACTGCTTTTTAAGCGACATTTATCCTGAAGGAATTGGATTTATAAACAGCTACCATCATCAGACAATAAATAAGCTGGCACAAGGATTTGTTGTAACAGCAAAAAGTGCAGATGGAGTAATAGAAGCAATTGAAAATATTTCAGATGAAATTTTTATCGTTGGAGTTCAATGGCATCCAGAAATGATGGCAATTAACGATGAAACCGCACAAAAATTATTTAAAAAATTTGTAAATGAAGTAAGTTCAAGGAAAAAAGATTAA
- a CDS encoding glucose-1-phosphate adenylyltransferase: MKVLAMILAGGRGSRLDILSEKRVKPSVPFAGKFRIIDFALSNCSNSGIYDVALLTQYLPLSLNEHIASGKPWDFDRRDTAITMLQPHEKLGGNSWYQGTADAIRQNIDFIKSRNPKYVLILSGDHIYKMDYRWMLKEHEENDAELTIAVQPVPIEEASRFGIFEVDQNKKILNFEEKPAEPKSNLASMGIYIFNTDSLLEYLEKLENHDLDFGNHVIPAMIHEDRKVYVHTYDSYWKDVGTYDSYLEANLDLIKKSEEVGINLYDQGWKIYTRSEDLAPVRIGVTGSVQNSLICNGCKIEGSVENSVLGPGVTVRKGATVRNCIIFSGTYVDANSHLDTIISDKNTYIGKNSFIGNGNANIPNKERPDLLSSGITVIGKGVVIPDGSIIGKNVRIFSGVKIDEHNRLIETGETVKW; the protein is encoded by the coding sequence ATGAAAGTTTTAGCTATGATTTTAGCTGGTGGAAGAGGGTCAAGGCTTGACATTCTATCAGAAAAAAGAGTTAAACCAAGTGTTCCTTTTGCTGGAAAATTTAGAATTATTGATTTTGCGCTAAGTAACTGTTCAAATTCGGGTATTTACGATGTTGCATTATTAACTCAATATTTGCCATTATCATTAAATGAGCATATTGCATCTGGAAAACCATGGGATTTTGACAGAAGAGACACTGCAATTACAATGTTGCAGCCACATGAAAAACTTGGTGGAAATTCTTGGTATCAAGGAACTGCCGACGCAATTAGACAAAATATTGACTTTATTAAAAGTAGAAATCCTAAATATGTATTAATTTTATCTGGAGACCATATTTACAAAATGGATTACAGATGGATGTTAAAAGAACATGAAGAAAACGACGCTGAATTGACAATAGCTGTACAGCCTGTACCTATTGAAGAAGCAAGCAGATTTGGTATTTTTGAAGTTGATCAAAATAAAAAAATCTTAAACTTTGAAGAAAAACCAGCTGAACCAAAAAGTAACTTAGCTTCAATGGGAATTTATATTTTTAACACAGATTCATTATTAGAATACCTTGAAAAATTGGAAAACCACGATTTAGACTTTGGAAATCACGTTATTCCTGCAATGATTCACGAAGATAGAAAAGTTTATGTTCACACTTATGATAGCTACTGGAAAGATGTAGGAACTTATGATTCATACTTGGAAGCAAATCTGGATTTAATCAAAAAATCCGAAGAAGTTGGAATTAATTTGTATGACCAAGGATGGAAAATTTACACAAGAAGTGAAGACTTGGCACCTGTAAGAATCGGAGTTACAGGAAGCGTTCAAAATTCATTAATCTGTAATGGATGTAAAATCGAAGGAAGTGTGGAAAATTCAGTATTAGGACCTGGAGTTACAGTTAGAAAAGGTGCAACTGTGAGAAATTGTATTATTTTCTCTGGAACTTATGTAGATGCAAATTCTCACCTAGATACAATTATTTCTGATAAAAACACATATATTGGTAAAAATTCATTTATAGGGAATGGAAATGCAAATATTCCAAATAAAGAACGTCCAGACTTGCTGTCTTCAGGAATAACGGTTATTGGTAAAGGTGTAGTTATCCCTGATGGTTCAATTATTGGTAAAAATGTAAGAATTTTTTCTGGAGTAAAAATTGATGAGCATAATAGATTAATTGAAACAGGGGAAACTGTAAAATGGTAG
- a CDS encoding glycogen synthase, protein MKIVYLASEVAPFYKSGGLADVLGALPKKMQELGHEVSIIMPKYDIIPLKYLEKLEWVARLESHEDVFNLVRYPDDKINYYFIENKALYERGHVYGDFDQDVQYAMFSELALRFLKEINLQADILHCNDWQTGPVPYFLNVRYNYDPFYWDMRTVYSIHNLMYQGKFSKYSFERMGYYMDDRHDLNFMEIGIGYGDVVNTVSPTYAEEIKYAYFGEGLEWITNRKYIHGILNGIDVEEFNPETTKGIIPFNKDSLDKKKENKYLLQEKLGLPKSDVALISIVSRLVEGKGLDLVSAALENLLQYDAVQIVILGSGDKFYEDYYNHLAWKYPDKFKVYLGYNGQLANEIYAGSDMFLMPSRYEPCGLSQMIAMRFGTIPIVRETGGLKDSVQPYNIFTDEGNGFSFTNFNADDMLFTIKVAEGIYYDRPDIWEKLVKRNMELDFSWDRSAREYEKLYELAKSY, encoded by the coding sequence TTGAAAATAGTATATTTGGCATCTGAAGTGGCTCCGTTTTATAAATCTGGTGGACTAGCTGACGTTTTGGGGGCATTGCCTAAAAAAATGCAGGAATTAGGACATGAAGTTTCTATAATAATGCCTAAATATGATATAATACCGTTAAAATATCTTGAAAAGCTGGAATGGGTAGCAAGGCTTGAAAGTCACGAAGATGTGTTTAATTTAGTAAGATACCCAGATGATAAGATAAATTATTACTTTATTGAAAATAAAGCATTGTACGAAAGAGGACATGTTTACGGTGATTTTGATCAGGATGTTCAATATGCGATGTTTTCAGAATTGGCACTTAGATTTTTGAAGGAAATTAATTTACAGGCGGATATCTTGCATTGTAACGACTGGCAAACTGGTCCAGTTCCATATTTTTTGAATGTTAGGTATAATTATGATCCATTTTACTGGGATATGAGAACAGTTTATTCAATTCACAACTTAATGTATCAAGGAAAATTCTCTAAATACTCATTTGAAAGAATGGGATATTATATGGATGACAGACATGACTTGAACTTTATGGAAATTGGAATTGGATATGGAGATGTTGTAAATACAGTGAGTCCAACTTATGCCGAAGAAATAAAATACGCTTACTTTGGTGAAGGGCTGGAATGGATTACAAATAGAAAATATATTCACGGTATTTTAAACGGAATAGATGTAGAAGAATTCAATCCTGAAACAACAAAGGGAATAATTCCTTTTAATAAGGATTCTTTAGATAAAAAGAAAGAAAATAAATATTTACTGCAAGAAAAATTAGGATTGCCAAAATCAGATGTTGCTTTAATTTCCATAGTTTCAAGACTTGTGGAAGGAAAAGGCCTGGACTTGGTATCAGCCGCACTTGAAAACTTATTGCAATATGACGCTGTTCAAATAGTGATTTTAGGAAGTGGAGATAAATTCTACGAAGACTACTATAACCACTTGGCATGGAAATATCCAGATAAATTCAAAGTTTATCTTGGGTACAACGGACAGCTTGCAAATGAAATCTACGCTGGAAGTGACATGTTCCTCATGCCATCAAGATATGAGCCTTGCGGACTTAGCCAAATGATAGCAATGAGATTTGGAACAATACCAATTGTAAGGGAAACTGGAGGACTAAAAGATTCTGTACAGCCTTACAACATTTTTACAGATGAAGGAAATGGGTTCTCATTTACAAACTTTAATGCAGACGATATGCTTTTTACAATAAAAGTGGCAGAAGGAATTTATTATGACAGACCTGACATTTGGGAAAAATTGGTAAAAAGAAATATGGAGCTTGATTTTTCTTGGGACAGATCAGCAAGAGAATATGAAAAACTTTATGAATTAGCTAAATCTTATTAA